The sequence below is a genomic window from Humulus lupulus chromosome 3, drHumLupu1.1, whole genome shotgun sequence.
AACTTGAAAATATTAGTGAATTTAACATTAGTAGACAATCAATTTAGACTAGTATGAGAGCTACTACATAAAGTATTACTGAGTTAAGGAAAATAACTCGTCTAAGATAAGTAGAGTAACAAGTAACATGAAAAATTACAAGTACTATGTGTGAACACTCAAATAATTGTGAGAGCATTCGAAGAATTGCGAGACCACTTAAAGAGTAATATGCTAACATTTGAAGAATTGTGAGAGCATTCGAAGaactgatatatatataaaaaaatacaatCCAGTATCAAAAGAAACAACACCAAAGATTATAGTGGTTCAACTTAAGTAGTACTTACATCCAGTGTCAAAAGATACCCCCTCTCATTATCATTTGGTTATCTTTTTATAAGGTCATCATATGGATTTGTTACAAGCACATTAATTCTAGCTGTAACTTTTATGAAATTTATTGGTATTAATAAATATAGATACAGTTATTTGGCAGTTACAAAATgatataaatgaaaataaaaccaatggTTAAGTGGTGCTCACATAATTTGGATACTTGTGACAACTAACATTCTCACAATTCATTTTTGCTCGCATAAGTAGCATATTGATGTAGTATGCTTGCATATTATGCATCTCTTTTTAAGACGTCTCACAATTATAGTCACACATATATGGTCACATGTTTATACTATCTAGCTGTATTTTTCGCTCACATTGTGGTCAGACATACTACTTACACAAGTGAATTTTACCATATAACATATATTTGGGCAAGAGTAAAAGAATTATTTAAACTTCAATTATCATTAGAAAAAGTTAGGGACAAACCTAGTAAGGTCCTAAGGGGACCTCCCCCCAATTAATAGTTAGAAAATTATGAATTGAATTTGcctccccaatttttttttattttataatttagcCTCTCTTGGCTTTCTCACCTAGGTTTATCGCTAGAAAAAGCAATGAATGGAATTAAAATAAAGGGGAAGTGCTTGAGGCTAGATGTACCTCggcaaataaaaactaaaaaaaggttatcaaaatcataatataatatagggtGCCATTATAGTagtgatttttttaaaaacacaACCTAtagttatttttagtatttttggtaCATGAATAAGTTGCAATTCTATATTTTTTACATGACGGTGTATAATATAGTTACATGGGATttcctgcaaatttttaggaaTTTCCGAATAATATaagtgttgtttggtaacacttaaaaaaatagttttttatttaattaattaaaaatttgaaaattaaacataaaatgtgtttggtaactctatttttatttattattttttttcaattttaattaaaatttaataaattttgaaaatagaattttttcactttcaaaatttttttaaacagttttcaattttttctttctttttttttattctcttcttcaaatcaacaccttatattgttaaacaaaaaataaaaataaaagttatcaaacgcgtttattattttttatttttaaaaacaaaaaacaaaaatagttatcaaacatatttttagtttttaaaaataaagaaacaaaaataaaattatatttctatttttgtgtttaaaaaaattcaaaaacaaaaattttaccaaacgggcTCATAAGATGTCGAAATCAAGAATGAAACAACTTATTACACACTTActtattttgatatatatgaaTTTTTAGTTACATTTGTACGGTAATTAATTTTTTAAGATATTATTTGTTGATTGGTTTTTTCGTCAACTACAAATAAAATGTAAAGCTAAAAGAATAGAGAAATCAAACCtcagattttacgtggttcatgctATTAATTAGCCCTACTCCACGAGTAAATTGTATTGAGGATGAAGAACTTGCAAAGCTTATGTTCTCTAGAAATTAGGCAACGTCTTTGCATGCACTAAAATTGTACAAGAGACACCCTAGCGCTATTTATAGTTGGCAGATGAGATTAAGCTAATCAATTGGAGCTAATTATAATAATGTTACCATAATGAGATTAGTTATACATAAATGAAGATTTCATTCCCATAAAATAAGTTTGTGGTCCCCATTAAGCATTTGGCAAGCCCAATACGAACATGTCAAGCCCACCGCTTTATTAGAAAATGAGATTTTTAGTACTTGCCAGAATGGTAGGTGCACGTTTCCTCATGCCAGGCAGCATCTTGGGACATACCCTTTATTGCTTGTATGAAACCGACATCAAGATTTCTATCGCCACTAGAAGTAAGTTAATAATGGCTCGAGGAGCTCAAGAAGGTCATACCCCGCTTTTGTTCTCAGGGGTGGCTCTTATTGATACCCAACTGGGGATGTTCTCCAGTAGTGATGGGAATGACAGCCACAGATGAAGTCCTAGCTTCCGAAAAGCTTCCAAGAAGGGTTAAACGATATAATCTATTTAGGCTACGTTTTCGTATGCTGAAAAGACAAACaacattattattaattttaaatattgaaTTCGTGTaatttactaaaaaaaaattcactgcCAAACTAATCACAAATACTGAATAAAAATTTGTAATATATAAAGCATTGTACattattaaagaaaattaaaaccttttttttttgtcgcaaaagaaaattaaaagttAGACTTTAGTTTTCGTATTTTTCGTTTTGATTCTGTTTAGAATATTTACAAATGATATAAAGTATGGTTGGAAACCTCATCATTACTCAAAatgtagtttaaatttttttatatacaagCAATACttggtatatttgtatatttaggatgtaatttatattataatattcgACAGTTTTAACTATATAGTCACACAATAGGTAACATGGTTAAGAATTTATTGTGCATAAAACAGCTGCTcggtcaaaaaaaaaaatcaatatcaatttcattccaattaggtggataattaaacattttcattattatatatatatataggaaccGATTCAATGCCAAAAATTGTATTTACAAATTAACATTGTAATATAGCAATATATATTACATCAAAGAAGTACTAAATTACATTGTTGAATAATATTCAGAATCAATGTGTGAAGAAATAGTTCTGAAAGTATACATGCATTGTAATGGTTGCAAGGACAAAGTATACAAATGCTTGAGATGTTTAGAAGGTATGCAAGAAAAGTTATTTTATTCATCAAATATTTTTTAGTTATTCTATCAAAACACAGTCGTTTAATATGTTATATGTGTTTTCACTAACTTGATTTTAGGCGTTGAAGAGGTTGTGGTTGATAGTGAGAACCATATAGTAATAGTAAGAGGCAAAAGGGCTAACCCAATTCAGGTTTTGGAAAGACTTAGAAAGAAATACAGTCGAAATGCTGAGCTCATCTCTCCAATACCAGAACCTGAGAACAATGAAAACAATGAAGATGAAGCTTTAGAAGATGAGGTCTGGCCCATTAACATATTTCCCATGTTTCTTTTTTCATTTGCAATTTTACCATCTCTTTAACCTAGCTGATTTTGTTTAACTATGTTGGTTTTCTAATAGCCCCAATTAAAGGTGATGGTGCTAAAAATGAATATGCATTGTCAAGGCTGTGCGGATGATATTAAGAGAGATTTGGAGAGGATGAGAGGTATATTTATACATTATGTGCATATTTGACACTTGAATTTCCTTTGTACTAAGAAAAATTATTATCTGGGTTTTGGTCTATATTTGTGATTGGTAGGAGTTTTGACAGCGGATCCAGATATGGAGAACTCATTGGTGACAGTGAGGGGAATTGTTGATGAATCAAAACTGGTAAATTACATAAAGAAAAGACTAGGAAAAAATGCTGAGATCTTGAAGCAAGAAActgaagaagaagaacaacaacaacaagaacaacaacaacaagaagtCTATTGTTGCAAGATAAGTCTAATGAGGTCAAGCAATAACTGCTCACAACATTGTCCTCCCCACTCCTCTGCTCAGTGCCTTTGCATCAGTAACATGTTTAGTGATGAAAACCCTCTCTCATGTTCCATAATGTgattttatcttattttattttctgaTCACTATATATGTGTAACGCTTGAGAATAAAACTTttttaccatatatatatatatatatataactatatatgtGTAACGCTTGAGAATAAAACTTttttaccatatatatatatatatataactatatatgtGTAACGCTTGAGAATAAAACTTttttaccatatatatatatatatatatatatcaccatACATATGAAGCCTCTGTtatctctttctatttttttcaacTTTTGTCTTCTATTTATTTGGTCAAAACGTCTCAGTTTTTTTTCCTTATTAGAGCCTTAGAAGGCCTTTTAGGCATATGGTATGAACACCATCGAGTTGGTGTGGTAGTATGTGAAGGAAAAGGAAAATATTTTTGGGCTCACGTGGTTTAATAATCCCGAGCCACACGTTGTGAATTGTGATTATTTTGACTACATATTTTAGGAGATGATGGACAAAACACACTTTAATATATGTTTCTCATTTCGGACACGTGAACCGTTAAAACATAAATGAAACATTGTATTCTATTAGGTTTATAGCACCAACCCCCTGAATAATACATTATTTAACAAATTAATCCATGAAGAATTATAAAATGTAATAATTAAGGTAGCATTACCAAAGTGACAACGTAAAAAAACAACACTATAAAATATATTGTCCCGATTAATTAACATCATAATATCTATATTTTTCTCTATTTCTCtttgaaaaaaacaaacaatgatagataaaaataaaaaatatatatatgtatattaaattaTGGCATTATAAACAAAATGATGAATTCAAGACCTTCATTTTTCTAATTTGGTAATGCAATACAAATTTTTCCATAAAACTTTAGTAAAAAAAATCACATATAGGGACTTAATTGCTATTGTTTAATgagtttaaaattttaattgcTACATTATATAATTCAAAGACTAAATCACGTATAGTTCAAGAAGTCCTTCTATTTATGTATAGAGATTTGAATACACTTCTACCTAGTTAAAGACCGAAGCAAAATATTTTGAGGCAGAACTAATTAAGGTCCTATTCGCTAAACGTATAACAAACCAAAccagttaaaataaaataaaaaatgtgacaTGAACCAATGAGATAAGTGATTTCGTAATATCTCACTTTTAGTTTTCTATTAAGAGGGTCTTTGAATTATTTTTCTACTAACATTCTGTAAAATTGTTGAGAGAATTCTTACTAACATGAGCGTAAGAATCCCTTTTTATAGATAACTACCAAAAATTTCTTTTTTCATTATCATGATTCATTATTATTCCATCCAATCAAACAATTAATATTTGTTAATGAGTGTTATTCTGAAAAGAAATAATAATTGGAACAGATTACCGATAGAAGATTTATGGTCCCGAGTCGCGGACaatgtcgctctctttaagacgtttcgcaGCTTTGCCCTAAGTGTACACGGCAGTCTAGGAACCACGCCGTCCCCATGATAAAACAACCACTGTATATGATACCTCTCTGCACCAAAATGATTCGCTCTCGCAAAAGCTCAGAAAAAATTCGAATTTTTAGAAGAGAATGTttttctgtaaaaaaaaaaagatgtataCTATCGTTATTCTAATCAGACTTATGTAGACAAGTCGATCACCAATAAAACGGTAAGAAACATTTTTCTTAAATCGTGGGAGGAATTGTCGCGTATATTAAATCGTGGTCATATGCAGTTAAAACGGATTACGTTTAGTGCTTCTAATAAaccgttttaaaattaattaataaagaaaaatatttattttattaaataatttttcaacaaaaaataaagtACGACATCACTCGCTCGCCAGCTCGGCTTGGTCGGACGACCGGCGGCGGCagtggtggtcaagtgtgtgagtcctcacccatgcGCACAAAACtaggtaccccttggggcacaccccaatGCATGGCCCTTGCATCTTATATACACTCTTggaggagtgttccaaatccatgtgggacttttcccatatcacacacaaaagtaattttttcaattttaacaATTCACTTTTAACTTTTAATAAACaagttccaacaatcccccacctgaatttttaaaaaaatattttctcgaGCAATATTAGCATCTATAAGATTGTGCATAAACaaatgtatctttcgatttgaacatttgcgtagtgaatacgatttagattatactagagtgacacgtagtcttgaactctatATCTAACATCGTATCATGCACCAACCTTTCAAGGGTGTATTCAAAAAACCCGTGCGTTAATGGCCATGCAcgtctatcccagtatagtgaaTGCTTTAGAAATTCTTCCCAAAATTCCAtaggaagcggccccacttccacaatcacataggtgagtctatcaagagtactcctATAGCTCGAtactccactccacatagagtatagatctcattaagagtttctattaactcatcctctcatcgcttcaggaattcatgcttctatatgctttaatggaaatagcatgatccaactcatatcacttcacaacttgttattacccattgaacctagttCTTAGGATCTCCAGTCTTTAGGTTGGGTTACCATCATGAGTAATTCATCATTCTAAAGGCAATAGTCTCATTCCTTTCGATATTTTAtggactttctctctagctaatccATTCGTCAAAGGATCTACTAAGTTATCATCAGTGCGTACATGGTCCACTCTAATAGCTCCTGTTGAGATAAACTCTCTAACAGTACTATGCTTACGACATATCTGTTGTCTCTTATCGTTGTAATAATGGTTTTGAATTTTTTCT
It includes:
- the LOC133823851 gene encoding heavy metal-associated isoprenylated plant protein 8-like, coding for MCEEIVLKVYMHCNGCKDKVYKCLRCLEGVEEVVVDSENHIVIVRGKRANPIQVLERLRKKYSRNAELISPIPEPENNENNEDEALEDEPQLKVMVLKMNMHCQGCADDIKRDLERMRGVLTADPDMENSLVTVRGIVDESKLVNYIKKRLGKNAEILKQETEEEEQQQQEQQQQEVYCCKISLMRSSNNCSQHCPPHSSAQCLCISNMFSDENPLSCSIM